The Paramisgurnus dabryanus chromosome 1, PD_genome_1.1, whole genome shotgun sequence genome includes a window with the following:
- the LOC135734531 gene encoding serine protease 33: MPYVSCCWKVFLVLFGLWMGEAQECGRTPILNRIVGGVSASDGAWPWQVDIQTTSQGHVCGGTLITENWVLSAAHCFPNPNDVTSYIIYVGRQQLNGWNPDETNHRINRVVVPYGYTDPQLGQDIALVELATPVVWSDRVQPVCLPNANAEFNSDMKCMITGWGDIRDGVALQGVGALQEVQVPIIDSSSCQDMFLINPTENIDIRSDMMCAGFAEGGKDSCQGDSGGPLVCQISDGSWVQAGIVSFGLGCAKPNRPGVYAKVSSFTNYIRSNVGGVQLKSASSHNWADRVMVLVRTLILLVLVQLLR, translated from the exons ATGCCGTACGTCTCATGTTGTTGGAAAGTCTTCCTGGTGTTGTTTG GATTGTGGATGGGCGAGGCTCAAG AATGTGGTAGGACACCAATACTGAACAGGATTGTTGGAGGTGTTTCTGCGTCAGACGGTGCTTGGCCTTGGCAGGTGGATATTCAG ACTACGAGTCAAGGTCATGTTTGTGGAGGAACGCTCATTACAGAGAACTGGGTTTTGTCTGCTGCACATTGCTTCCCCAA CCCTAATGACGTCACCTCCTACATTATTTATGTGGGACGGCAGCAGCTGAATGGTTGGAACCCGGACGAGACCAACCATAGAATAAATCGTGTAGTGGTTCCCTATGGTTACACTGATCCTCAGCTGGGCCAGGATATTGCTCTTGTGGAGCTAGCTACACCTGTTGTTTGGTCGGATCGTGTTCAACCTGTCTGCTTGCCTAATGCCAATGCAGAGTTCAATAGTGATATGAAGTGTATGATCACAGGATGGGGTGACATCAGAGATGGAG TTGCTCTACAGGGGGTCGGGGCTTTGCAAGAAGTGCAGGTGCCAATCATCGACTCCAGTTCTTGCCAGgatatgtttttaataaaccCCACAGAGAACATTGACATTCGCAGTGACATGATGTGTGCTGGCTTCGCAGAAGGGGGCAAGGACTCTTGCCAG GGTGATTCTGGTGGCCCCCTGGTGTGCCAGATAAGTGATGGTAGCTGGGTACAAGCTGGTATTGTGAGCTTTGGTCTTGGCTGTGCTAAACCAAACCGACCGGGAGTCTATGCCAAAGTGTCCAGCTTTACTAACTACATCCGGTCCAATGTTGGTGGAGTCCAGCTCAAGAGCGCATCGAGTCACAACTGGGCTGATAGGGTCATGGTGCTTGTCAGAACTTTAATTCTACTGGTACTGGTACAGCTACTGAGATAG